In Acidovorax sp. GBBC 1281, a single window of DNA contains:
- a CDS encoding GlxA family transcriptional regulator has product MSSGPGAPIHVFFALLPDSLVLDWAGPAEALRIANQVLQARGGPPGFVLHFVNPAPESVTSVGVSLTGLAPLPATLPQPAWVVLVGLPGQRIDVQRSEARELLHWLRGLRLATGRLELVTVCAGAVLAAHAGLLAGRRATTHHQHLAELVEVEPRCDVVANRVFVADGALHTSAGVTTGIDLVLHRIADACGPAIAAEVAQTMVVALRRGPHDPEMSPFLHHRNHLHGALHRVQDAVAQQPQADWSVPAMAEVAHASPRHLTRLFLDHAGIAPLQYLRRIRLATAEAALRAGRNVTEAAAMAGFSSDTQLRRAWKQFGRGGTPSQMGHPGG; this is encoded by the coding sequence ATGAGCAGCGGCCCCGGCGCGCCCATCCACGTCTTCTTCGCGCTGCTGCCCGACAGCCTGGTGCTGGACTGGGCCGGGCCCGCCGAGGCGCTGCGCATTGCCAACCAGGTGCTGCAGGCGCGGGGCGGGCCGCCGGGCTTCGTGCTGCACTTCGTCAACCCGGCGCCCGAATCGGTCACTTCGGTCGGCGTATCGCTGACCGGGCTGGCCCCGCTGCCGGCCACGCTGCCGCAGCCCGCCTGGGTGGTACTGGTGGGCCTGCCCGGGCAGCGCATCGACGTGCAGCGCAGCGAGGCGCGCGAACTGCTGCACTGGCTGCGCGGCCTGCGGCTGGCCACGGGCCGACTGGAACTGGTGACGGTGTGCGCCGGCGCCGTGCTGGCCGCGCACGCGGGGCTGCTGGCCGGCCGGCGCGCCACCACGCACCACCAGCACCTGGCCGAACTGGTCGAGGTGGAGCCCCGCTGCGACGTGGTGGCCAACCGCGTCTTCGTGGCCGATGGCGCCCTGCACACCAGCGCGGGCGTGACCACGGGCATCGACCTGGTGCTGCACCGCATCGCCGACGCCTGCGGCCCGGCCATCGCCGCCGAGGTGGCGCAGACCATGGTAGTGGCGCTGCGGCGCGGCCCGCACGACCCGGAAATGTCGCCCTTCCTGCACCACCGCAACCACCTGCACGGCGCGCTGCACCGCGTGCAGGACGCCGTGGCCCAGCAGCCCCAGGCCGACTGGAGCGTGCCCGCCATGGCCGAGGTGGCGCACGCCTCGCCGCGCCACCTGACCCGCCTCTTCCTGGACCACGCCGGCATCGCGCCGCTGCAGTACCTGCGCCGCATCCGCCTGGCCACCGCCGAGGCCGCGCTGCGGGCGGGGCGCAACGTGACCGAGGCGGCGGCGATGGCGGGGTTCAGTTCGGATACGCAGCTGCGCCGGGCGTGGAAGCAGTTCGGGCGGGGTGGGACGCCGTCGCAGATGGGGCATCCGGGCGGGTAG
- the argC gene encoding N-acetyl-gamma-glutamyl-phosphate reductase — translation MNHQIFIDGDQGTTGLDLQNRLRGSEFRIHTLPAGLRKDPAARKAAINDCDIAILCLPDAAAREAVAMIDNPGVRVIDASSAHRTSPGWVYGLPELDAQQGERIAKASRVTNPGCYPTAAVALLRPLTDAGLLPADYPLTIHAVSGYSGMGRSGAEAHEAGVGAHSLKVYGLALEHKHVPEIQAYAGLVEALLFVPAYGSYRQGIVLTIGLHARMLPAQASGSRIHECLAERYRDAAHVHVLPMSSAEPMTERDPQIHNGSNDMGLAVSWNGRTGQIVLSAVLDNLGKGAAGAALQNLRWMVGAGAGQAAS, via the coding sequence ATGAACCACCAAATCTTCATCGACGGCGACCAGGGCACCACGGGCCTGGACCTGCAGAACCGGCTCCGGGGCTCGGAATTTCGCATCCATACCTTGCCTGCGGGCCTGCGCAAGGACCCGGCCGCGCGAAAGGCGGCGATCAACGATTGCGACATCGCCATCCTGTGCCTGCCCGATGCCGCGGCGCGCGAGGCCGTCGCGATGATCGACAACCCCGGCGTGCGCGTCATCGACGCCAGCTCCGCCCACCGCACCAGCCCCGGCTGGGTCTATGGCCTGCCGGAACTGGATGCGCAGCAAGGCGAACGCATCGCCAAGGCGTCGCGGGTCACCAACCCGGGCTGCTACCCCACCGCCGCAGTCGCCCTGCTGCGGCCCTTGACGGATGCGGGCCTGCTGCCCGCCGACTATCCGCTCACCATCCATGCCGTCTCCGGCTATTCCGGCATGGGCCGGTCGGGGGCCGAAGCGCACGAAGCGGGAGTGGGCGCGCATTCGCTCAAGGTCTACGGCCTGGCCCTGGAGCACAAGCACGTGCCGGAGATCCAGGCCTATGCGGGCCTGGTCGAGGCGCTCCTCTTCGTGCCGGCCTACGGCAGCTACCGGCAGGGCATCGTGCTTACCATCGGGTTGCATGCGCGAATGCTGCCCGCACAGGCTTCGGGCTCGCGCATCCACGAATGCCTGGCGGAGCGGTACCGCGATGCGGCGCATGTGCACGTGCTGCCGATGTCGTCGGCCGAGCCGATGACCGAACGGGACCCGCAGATCCACAACGGATCGAACGACATGGGCCTGGCCGTGTCGTGGAATGGGCGCACGGGCCAGATCGTCTTGAGCGCGGTGCTGGACAACCTGGGCAAAGGCGCTGCGGGCGCGGCTTTGCAGAACCTGAGGTGGATGGTGGGCGCCGGCGCTGGGCAGGCCGCGTCGTGA
- a CDS encoding winged helix-turn-helix transcriptional regulator — translation MPPQNAPTLNPTRYAYNVYEDRCPTRQVLERLADKWALLILDRLKDGPMRFNSLRREIKQITQKVLTQTLRRLERDGFIAREVQVTQVLMVEYSLTPLGETLTDTVSALAHWAETHMDAVLESQAAYDRAQQQLSEAASAIHRL, via the coding sequence ATGCCCCCCCAGAACGCTCCCACGCTCAATCCGACGCGGTATGCCTACAACGTGTACGAAGACCGGTGCCCCACCAGGCAGGTGCTGGAGCGCCTGGCAGACAAATGGGCCCTGCTCATCTTGGACCGCCTCAAGGACGGGCCGATGCGCTTCAACTCGCTGCGCCGGGAGATCAAGCAGATCACGCAGAAGGTGCTGACCCAGACGCTGCGCCGCTTGGAGCGCGACGGCTTCATTGCGCGGGAGGTGCAGGTCACCCAGGTGCTGATGGTGGAGTACTCGTTGACGCCCCTGGGCGAGACGCTCACGGACACGGTTTCGGCGCTGGCGCACTGGGCCGAGACCCACATGGACGCGGTGCTGGAATCGCAGGCGGCCTACGACCGGGCGCAACAGCAGCTGAGCGAAGCCGCATCGGCCATTCACCGGCTCTGA
- a CDS encoding porin, which produces MNLVRAAALSAALALLQAAAVAQSSASFYGVVDANVRVDHNGAGTETSIGSGLSRGSRVGFRSREDLGQGLHLLAMAEMGISVDTGDVLATGAPAPSWGRQLWVGAGNADAGMVAVGRQYTPLFAVSAGALAPLGANYLGAITTTQALQGGMPARVSGALTYSLGYATAMDAPAPRAGFSLAALLAPGQGAEGASGRHVGFGTGYGQDPWFIGYAFHRSQPSAGTTSAGTVAQQTAQVLGGTFRIGTAMLFSSLHRTRNRAAGIDRSNTSLGASLPWLHGQVMAQLLWSTDRTAAAAHVRNVSLTYEHPLARRTVSYWSYARNRNSERSNVALYQSPHGTPGPGTSPSALAVGVRMTF; this is translated from the coding sequence ATGAACCTGGTCCGCGCGGCCGCCCTGAGCGCAGCCCTGGCCCTCCTGCAGGCCGCCGCGGTGGCGCAGTCGTCGGCCAGCTTCTACGGGGTGGTGGATGCCAATGTGCGTGTGGACCACAACGGCGCCGGCACGGAAACCAGCATCGGCTCAGGCCTCTCGCGCGGCTCCCGGGTCGGCTTTCGCTCTCGCGAAGACCTGGGTCAGGGCCTGCACCTGCTCGCCATGGCCGAGATGGGGATCAGCGTGGACACCGGCGACGTGCTGGCGACAGGCGCCCCCGCGCCCAGCTGGGGGCGCCAGCTCTGGGTGGGGGCCGGAAACGCCGATGCGGGCATGGTCGCGGTGGGCCGCCAGTACACGCCGTTGTTCGCCGTATCGGCGGGTGCGCTGGCCCCCCTGGGCGCCAATTACCTGGGCGCCATCACGACCACTCAGGCGCTGCAAGGCGGAATGCCCGCACGGGTGAGTGGCGCGTTGACGTATTCCCTTGGCTACGCCACGGCGATGGACGCGCCCGCGCCGAGGGCCGGGTTCAGCCTGGCGGCACTGCTGGCACCGGGCCAGGGCGCCGAGGGCGCCTCCGGACGCCACGTGGGGTTCGGCACCGGATACGGCCAGGACCCGTGGTTCATCGGCTACGCATTCCACCGCTCCCAACCCTCCGCAGGCACCACCAGCGCCGGAACGGTGGCGCAGCAAACCGCGCAGGTGCTGGGGGGAACGTTCCGGATCGGCACCGCCATGCTGTTTTCCTCGTTGCACCGGACCCGGAACCGCGCAGCGGGTATCGATCGCAGCAACACGTCGCTGGGAGCCTCCCTGCCATGGCTGCACGGACAGGTGATGGCACAGCTCCTCTGGTCCACCGACCGCACCGCGGCGGCGGCGCATGTGCGCAATGTGTCCCTCACCTACGAGCATCCGCTTGCACGAAGGACCGTGAGCTACTGGAGCTATGCGCGCAATCGCAACAGCGAAAGATCCAATGTGGCGCTGTACCAGTCGCCCCACGGTACGCCCGGGCCGGGAACCTCACCCTCCGCCCTCGCTGTTGGAGTGCGAATGACCTTTTGA
- a CDS encoding cysteine hydrolase family protein translates to MRTCLIVIDAQESFRQRPYFTAQSLPPYLAAQNALIEGCVARGVPVVRIFHSDGPADAGNPFAIESGHVRPLEGLAPFDAAATFTKSRHSALVDTGLAVWLTQHGIQRLIVSGIRTEQCCETTTRHASDLGWQVDYALDATLTWDMVQPDGRTLTAADIRDRTATVLQDRFATVCTAAQALERAAAAA, encoded by the coding sequence ATGAGAACCTGTCTCATAGTGATCGACGCGCAGGAATCTTTCCGCCAGCGTCCCTATTTCACCGCGCAGAGCCTGCCGCCCTACCTCGCCGCGCAGAACGCACTCATCGAGGGCTGCGTGGCCCGGGGCGTGCCGGTGGTGCGCATCTTCCACAGCGACGGTCCCGCCGATGCCGGCAACCCGTTCGCCATCGAGTCCGGCCATGTGCGCCCGCTGGAGGGCCTGGCGCCGTTCGACGCCGCCGCCACCTTCACCAAATCGCGCCACAGCGCGCTGGTGGACACGGGCCTGGCCGTCTGGCTGACGCAGCACGGCATCCAGCGCCTGATCGTGAGCGGCATCCGCACCGAGCAGTGCTGCGAGACCACCACCCGCCATGCCTCCGACCTGGGCTGGCAGGTGGACTACGCCCTCGATGCCACGCTCACCTGGGACATGGTGCAGCCCGACGGCCGCACACTCACCGCCGCCGACATCCGGGACCGCACGGCCACCGTGCTGCAGGACCGCTTCGCCACCGTGTGCACCGCCGCCCAGGCGCTGGAGCGCGCGGCCGCCGCGGCTTGA
- a CDS encoding extracellular catalytic domain type 1 short-chain-length polyhydroxyalkanoate depolymerase: MPRSSRLFSLSVFTRAYQRNLKALARATRPARVKAAAKPLLSLVNAATPKARAPRKVPPGAGEWIGGIAPGPAGARRFHLHIPPGLALGAGEKLPMMVMLHGCGQTGADLAASSRMNRLAARERFLVLYPEQERIANAQGCWNWFSHRNGKAHAEAATLMAAVDQVARRHPVDLTRVAVAGLSAGACMAVLLAARYPERFCAVAMHSGVAPGTAESSAQALAAMSGRREALLPEPAPPVLGMGPPPPEGPLPLPPLLVLHGEADGVVSPRNACTTAELWAQALGAKAGDQRMQQRGKRHATRLTEFKRQGRTVVALREILGLGHAWSGGLASVPYSDPDGPDASALIWAFVARQFQKV, encoded by the coding sequence ATGCCCCGCAGCTCCCGCCTGTTTTCCCTGTCCGTTTTCACCCGGGCCTACCAGCGCAACCTGAAGGCGCTGGCCCGCGCCACGCGCCCCGCGCGGGTGAAGGCGGCCGCCAAGCCCCTGCTGTCGCTGGTGAATGCCGCCACCCCGAAGGCCCGGGCGCCGCGCAAGGTGCCGCCCGGGGCCGGTGAATGGATCGGCGGCATCGCCCCCGGCCCGGCCGGCGCGCGGCGCTTTCACCTGCACATTCCCCCGGGCCTGGCCCTGGGCGCGGGCGAAAAGCTCCCCATGATGGTGATGCTGCACGGCTGCGGGCAGACGGGGGCCGATCTGGCCGCCAGTTCGCGCATGAACCGGCTCGCTGCCCGCGAGCGTTTTCTGGTGCTGTACCCCGAGCAGGAGCGCATCGCCAACGCGCAGGGCTGCTGGAACTGGTTCTCGCACCGCAACGGCAAGGCCCACGCGGAAGCGGCCACGCTCATGGCGGCGGTGGACCAGGTGGCGCGGCGCCATCCGGTCGATCTCACGCGCGTGGCGGTGGCCGGCCTGTCGGCCGGCGCGTGCATGGCGGTGCTGCTGGCGGCGCGCTATCCGGAACGGTTCTGCGCGGTGGCCATGCATTCGGGCGTGGCGCCGGGCACGGCGGAGTCGTCCGCCCAGGCGCTGGCCGCCATGAGCGGGCGCCGCGAGGCCCTGCTGCCCGAGCCCGCGCCGCCGGTGCTGGGCATGGGCCCGCCCCCGCCCGAAGGCCCGCTGCCCTTGCCCCCGCTGCTGGTGCTGCACGGCGAGGCCGACGGCGTGGTGTCGCCCCGCAATGCCTGCACCACGGCCGAGCTGTGGGCGCAGGCTTTGGGTGCCAAGGCCGGTGACCAGCGCATGCAGCAGCGCGGCAAGCGGCATGCGACGCGCCTCACGGAGTTCAAGCGGCAGGGCCGCACCGTGGTGGCGCTGCGCGAAATCCTGGGCCTGGGGCATGCCTGGAGCGGCGGCCTGGCCAGCGTGCCCTACAGCGATCCGGACGGCCCGGACGCCTCGGCGCTCATCTGGGCGTTCGTGGCGCGGCAATTCCAGAAGGTTTGA
- a CDS encoding MoaF-related domain-containing protein has translation MAHVSRFLSSLAIAACALCASPWVAAQTQAADPHAVKQVADADFVATGKSYNVDFGDQKFRLDFKSAREMVFTSPDGKNIANVDIQVTALGNDVYMIYWSRRAGQHVVHVDDFRNGVAYTNIFLPDGSASRRKGTLVQIP, from the coding sequence ATGGCTCACGTCTCGCGTTTCTTGTCTTCCCTGGCCATTGCTGCCTGTGCGCTGTGCGCGTCCCCATGGGTCGCCGCCCAGACACAGGCCGCCGACCCCCACGCAGTCAAACAGGTCGCCGATGCCGATTTCGTGGCAACGGGCAAGTCCTACAACGTGGACTTCGGCGACCAGAAGTTCCGCCTCGACTTCAAGTCCGCGCGCGAGATGGTCTTCACATCGCCCGATGGCAAGAACATCGCGAACGTCGACATCCAGGTGACGGCACTGGGCAATGACGTCTACATGATCTACTGGTCGCGCCGCGCGGGCCAGCATGTCGTGCATGTCGACGATTTCCGCAACGGCGTGGCCTACACCAACATCTTCCTGCCCGATGGCTCGGCGTCCCGCCGCAAGGGCACCCTGGTCCAAATTCCCTGA
- a CDS encoding AI-2E family transporter, with protein MMEPLAPHDVPPSAAGPVRAAPTAPGAAGAGVPAGTAAVAPPPPTFAATPPARPRGVVTASYVLMAAALLLVMWQGLLPGLLCACLGFLLTRWLAPRLAWPPGRSVHRPSGSGATAGQVIAAAVVMLAPLSLIVLAASHSRSYIVEAPQQYRELLDFLARTVLELRLKLPPDIASHLPEGAVEIQRTIAGYLGAKAGALAMAGRAWLSGLLHAYVGLLIGALAAVRTLDGPRGPLAEALSARITWFGEAFRQIVAAQFWIAAFNTLLTAIFLLGVLPLWGMQLPYTPALITLTFLAGLVPIVGNLLCNAVITIVGLSVSPAAAIACLAFLILIHKAEYVINAKVVGQRTHMGVWELLAVMFVAEAVFGPAGLVAAPLFYAYLKKELQAAQLV; from the coding sequence ATGATGGAGCCGCTCGCACCGCACGACGTTCCGCCCTCCGCCGCCGGCCCCGTGCGGGCGGCCCCCACGGCGCCCGGCGCGGCCGGTGCCGGCGTGCCTGCGGGCACCGCGGCAGTGGCCCCGCCCCCGCCGACCTTCGCCGCCACGCCCCCCGCCCGGCCCCGCGGCGTGGTCACGGCCAGCTACGTGCTCATGGCCGCGGCCCTGCTGCTGGTGATGTGGCAGGGCCTGCTGCCCGGCCTGCTGTGCGCCTGCCTGGGGTTTCTGCTCACGCGCTGGCTGGCGCCGCGGCTGGCCTGGCCGCCGGGGCGCAGCGTGCACCGGCCGTCCGGCAGCGGCGCCACGGCGGGCCAGGTGATCGCGGCGGCCGTGGTCATGCTGGCGCCGCTTTCGCTCATCGTGCTGGCGGCCTCGCATTCGCGCAGCTACATCGTCGAGGCGCCGCAGCAGTACCGCGAACTGCTCGACTTTCTCGCCCGCACGGTGCTGGAGCTGCGCCTCAAGCTGCCGCCCGACATCGCCTCGCACCTGCCCGAAGGCGCGGTGGAGATCCAGCGCACCATCGCCGGCTACCTGGGCGCCAAGGCGGGCGCGCTGGCCATGGCCGGCCGCGCGTGGCTCAGCGGCCTGCTGCATGCCTACGTGGGCCTGCTGATCGGGGCCCTGGCGGCCGTGCGCACGCTGGACGGGCCCCGCGGGCCGCTGGCCGAGGCGCTCTCCGCGCGCATCACCTGGTTCGGCGAGGCCTTCCGCCAGATCGTGGCGGCGCAGTTCTGGATCGCGGCGTTCAACACGCTGTTGACGGCGATCTTCCTGCTGGGCGTGCTGCCGCTGTGGGGCATGCAGTTGCCGTACACGCCCGCGCTGATCACGCTCACCTTCCTGGCGGGGCTGGTGCCGATCGTCGGCAACCTGCTGTGCAACGCGGTCATCACCATCGTGGGGCTGTCGGTGTCGCCGGCCGCGGCCATCGCCTGCCTGGCGTTCCTGATCCTGATCCACAAGGCCGAATACGTCATCAACGCCAAGGTGGTCGGCCAGCGCACCCACATGGGCGTGTGGGAACTGCTGGCGGTGATGTTCGTGGCCGAAGCGGTGTTCGGCCCTGCCGGGCTGGTGGCAGCGCCGCTGTTCTACGCGTACCTCAAGAAGGAACTGCAGGCAGCGCAGCTGGTGTGA
- a CDS encoding DUF1272 domain-containing protein, which translates to MLELRPTCEHCNTALPPASPDARICSFECTFCADCVDHVLGNVCPNCGGGFAPRPIRPAHNHKGNNFLGNDPASTVVRHRPVDPAAHAAFSAALRQIPPAQR; encoded by the coding sequence ATGCTGGAACTGCGCCCCACCTGCGAACACTGCAACACCGCCCTGCCGCCCGCCTCGCCCGATGCGCGCATCTGCAGCTTCGAGTGCACCTTCTGCGCCGACTGCGTGGACCACGTGCTCGGCAACGTGTGCCCCAACTGCGGCGGCGGCTTCGCCCCTCGCCCGATCCGGCCGGCGCACAACCACAAGGGCAACAACTTCCTGGGCAACGACCCCGCCAGCACCGTGGTGCGCCACCGGCCCGTGGACCCGGCCGCCCACGCGGCCTTCTCCGCCGCCCTGCGGCAGATTCCGCCCGCACAGCGATGA